In Coffea eugenioides isolate CCC68of chromosome 4, Ceug_1.0, whole genome shotgun sequence, the genomic stretch tttctttccttgcttaagaGATTCGGCCACTAGAGCTTGAAAAATGGAGTAATTTTGGTAAAGTTTTAGTTTATTAAATCAaatggtaagacatggaatagtagtcatacAAGTCCATCCAATAggcaagtgacacttgtcactttatttaattcatgcctaactttcttttgtctttctcacacctaagcacttggtacctctaaatatctcataacacccggtaaattaaacccagtatccaaaatttaacctaactggccgaatttttcagaactttccgcactagcgggtcccacgtccgatatttattcttaatttttcaaaaactaactaatactagaaaaatcatctaaaaactatatttactcataaaaattatctggggaaatttctaataaaaaaaatgtggaaaaggcgggcgattaataaaaataaaccctaaaaaCGTAGAAAATTTGCGGGTTCTCGCACTccttctttcggggcgtcacacaggACTCCCAAACCCACCGGAAAAGCCTCGAGAACAAGAGACGGGCTAGCCTATTGTTTTTGTCAAACAAACCCAACTGAAATGCATGGGTTTCAACTCTCAAACCCATGCGTaaaacgcaaaaaaaaaaaaaccaaaacccAAGTCAAAACCCaccagaaaaaaaatattagcccaactattctttttctttcttttctttccttcttttcttttcttccttcttcctccacttccagccgtttctttctcttcttcttcggcCAGCTGAAGAAGCTTCAACTGGTGGCCATGCTGGCCGCCGGCGGCGCCACCGCCGGTCGTcaaatttcaccaaaatacaCTTTCCCACTCGATTTTTCGTGTAGATTCCATTTCTGGAGTTAGTCTTTATGGAAAATGACCCAAAAGtggtcaaaatggtaaaagacagaccagtttttattttttccgaATCACCATATCTTTcactaaaaattataaaaaatatactaCAACACTCCTTGTGATTTTTACAACCTAACTATGAAAGGAAATCAATAAAAGCAACAACAAATgtgacaaaattaaaataaaacagtccaaaatgaagaaaaattattCACATGCTTCTAAAGTTCAAACTCCCAAAATGCTTGAGCAACCTCACGTTTTCAAGTCTTGCACTAACCATAATCATCTATTTTAacaaacaaaatgcacaatAATGGGTACTTTAATTTGGTTTTTGATTtaggcattttttcaaacaccTAACAtgcatatacaaaatttatctCCCTTTCTCTAATCTAACTCAAACCATTTCCCAAATGTTCAACAATGCAATAACAACAATGCAAGACAACAAAAGTAGGAGAAAACAAGCAACgaaatatgaatttaatgtttaaacaaaactaaaaaaaaaaaaagatacctCAAGAATGTTACAGTCACTTGGTAGGTGAGGTTTGTGGTTAAATTCCTAAGCTTCAATGTCTGACAACTTGTTCCCCCTGTTGTTTGCTTTGTTGTGTTAAGTTTGTTGGAAAAAAGAGAGggagccgagagggagaacCGAGAGAGTGAactgagagagagaaaaaaaatttcggaGCTTCTCTTTTTTTCGTCCTTGTctgatgggaaaaagaaagaaaggccaAGAGAGCTCCCTTTGTGCAAGTCTGCAACCAAGAGATGTCTCCTGGAGAAAAGATGGGgagttggtttttttttttctccgtCTGAGAGAGTCGAGAGAGTCGAATattgggagagaaaaagaggagcttgtgtgtgtgttttgtcAAAATGATGATCTTTATCAAATGACAAGAAAGGTCAAGAAAATTGAGTGTAGGAATGGGTTAAGTGtaattggtaagaaaaatgatgaaaatgtgtaagtttagtaataatttgattttgatttgattttttgatttttgatttttgatttttccttttttttcttcttttttcttttttctttttttttaaagataaatCTACACAAATGAGACAAAATATACTTAAAAATGCAGGAAAATAAATGACTtatcaaatagaaaatattcaagaaaacataaaatttgacaaaaatttggcaaaaatttggtgtctatagcttgcccctctttatctagagtttcaaagaaattcaagacaaagacgtagacaccaaaattgCTCTTCTGTTTCTTCTAACAACACCTAAGCTAAAACAACAAGCCAACACTTGGCTGAAATTATTGAACAAAAGATGTAATGAAATTATAAACAACgtgaccgaactcatgtagagttgTCTACGTATCCCgccatgggaatcaggtcaaacatAGTTCGAATACAAGTAAACTCCAACGAAACAAGTGTATTGACCATCTGTGATCTTTGCAAAAATCGAAAAAGTTTGAACTCTCAGAACTTTTAAGCATGaaatacaaaatgaatgataaagcacaattattaatcaaataataaaaaaaactgtCAGTGGGATACGACCCGAGCCTGctgaggttggtgggataaaatccaaacccaacgaaCATAAAAAtggttagtgggataaaatccgggcctgccgaggttggtgggacAAAAACCCAaccccaacgaaaataaaaaaaacggtcagtgggatagaacccaaacccaacgaaaataaaaatggTCAGTGAGATAAAACCAGAGCTTGCCGAAATtgatgggataaaacccaagtccaatgaaaataaaaacggtcagtgagATAAAACCCGAGTTTGCctaaattggtgggataaaacccaaatccaacgaaaataaaaacggtcagtgggataaaacccgagcctgccgaaattggtgggataaaacccaagttcaaagaaaataaaaacggtcagtgggataaaacttGAGCCTGCCGATGTTGGTGGAATAAAACCCAAAgtcaacgaaaataaaaatggtcagtgagataaaacccgagcctgccgaaattggtgggataaaacccaaacccaatgaaaataaaaacagTTAGTGGGATAAAATGCGAGcctgatgaaaatgaaaatgatcagtgggataaaacttGAGGCTGCCaaagttggtgggataaaatccaaacccaacgaaaataaaaaaggtCAGTGGAATAAAATCCGAacctgccgagattggtgggataaaacccaaacccaacgaaaataaaaatggaagaaatgaaAACACAAGTTCTATGCTATCGAACTGCAAGATCAGAATGCATGTTGCTCAAAAGGCAATAAATCAAGAAAACTTACCTGGTGGACTTACAACTCTTTTAATTTTTCGAACTTTAAAAGAAAGAGAATAAtgatttacttttctttcttcgaAAATGTACAacgaaatttggaactcaatccTTCTATCGTTTGCCCCAGTGTAAATCATGCTCAGCTAACCCACTATCGTGTCACataatttttctgcaaaaaagaaaaaaggaaaagaaacaaccATGACAGAAACACTGCCACCACCATATGATCCATTTGCCTTgagagtcgtgtaaacatgagtttcaATATCGACAAATCGCTCCCTTAGATTCGATCGACAACCCCTTTAGAATCTTTGCAACTGCCCAATATCAATTGACCATATTTTATTATCATAGGACTTTCAATTTCATGACTCCTTTGGGATAAATTATAGGGGATTGTCTTTTGAGTGAGACCCAATAAATGAGAAacataaacaataaaaaaaatgtattattcATCATGCAATAATGCTAATATGAAATAAGTAATGATaccgaataaataaataaaatagtaaataaaatagtaaaacaaaattggtgaatttttttgaatataGGTCGAAGGATCAAAAGTTGGATTCATATTTAGGGGATAGCCTTTGATGAGAAAAAATGCTCCATCTGACCTCTTCGACGTCATCCATTTTGGAATTCATTGTCGGCAAAAGAACAACTGTATGAAAGAGACCCAAATCAACATAGTCACCAACTTTCAGACCTCAGCATCTTCTTTTTTGCTATTGATTCTCTTGTATTTCAAAACCCTACCtcagcgccctttcgggttttcactaaaGTTACCCCCaccccttttctcttttttttttgtctttgtttttgtcttctttttttcttttttttttttttttttttttttttttttttttatttttttttattcttcttcttttttttttttttttagaaggtGCTTTTTCAGGTTGTCACCTAGAGACATAGACAAGACAATTTTAACCCCAACTGTATCAATCCAGTCGTACTCTGATAATGAGCAGCATCAGTGAGACAATCTTCTCTGACATGTTTCAGAAAAGTTTGTATTTACATCATTTGCTAGTtgattaagaaatttttttttccaaaatactGCAAAAGATGAAAGTCGGCAATTTTGGTTCTTGTGATTAGGATCGGATAGAATAGCAAAGGAAAGGTTAAGGTTTGAAAGGCTTGACAGTGGATCATATGATGGGTTTGTAATCATTTGAGATAGCATTCTTTCAAAACTTACCTCGATCTAAGGTGAGAAAGAgataaaatttgccccagtttaattCTGACCTAatttctctattttctttttcctttctttttctttttcattttttttctctttttctttctttttcttgtttttatttttgtttttttttaagaaacaaaattgccccagtatggggttaGTGATCTTAAGGGACTACCAAGCGAAACAGGAAAGCGGTTATGAAAAGTCAAGAGGGAAAACAAATTAGGGATAGAATATCGAAATGGAAAAATGAGAGGAAGTATGTCTTAAATCCGTCTCTTGCagtatttttaaagaaaaattttttataatcaaatgaaaaactttttgcacatgtCTGCATTGATTGGTTGGGGAAAAACTTGACCGTCCATTTCCATAAGGATAAACGCTCCTCTGGATAGCACTTTCTTAACAATGAATGGTTCTTGCCAATTGGAAGCAAACTTCCCTTTAGCCTCATCTTGCATTGGAAGAATCTGTTTCAAAACCTTATCTCCAACTTCGAACAAACGGGGCTTGACATTTTTGTTGTAAGCCCGAGCCATTCGTTGCTGATAACATTATCCATGACACACGGCATTCAACctcttttcatcaatcagagacAACTGCTCCTGACGTTCTCTGACCCATTCAGCTTCTTCTATCTGAGCCTCCATCAGAATGCGcaaggaaggaatttcaactTCTGCAGGCTGGActgcttccattccatacataaGAGAGTAAAGAGTTGCACCAGTAGAAGTTTTGATGGTAGTTCTGTACGCCATTAGTGCATAAGGCAGCTTCTCATGCCAATCCCGGTGCGCTTCAGTCATCTTACGAataatctttttcaaatttttatttgcagcTTCCAcggctccattcatctgaggcttGTAAACGACCGAATTTCGATGTCTAATCTTGAACTGTTCACATAATCCATCCACCATATCATTATTGAGGTTCTTGGTATTGTTAGTGATCAACGTCTCTGGTGCCCCAAAACGACAGATGAtattatttcttaagaaatccGACACCACTTTCTTAGTCACATGCTTATAGGATGCGGCCTCAACCCACTTGGTAAAATATTCAATCTCTACTAAGATGAATCGATGCCCATTTGAAGCAGGAGGATCAATAGTTCCGATCACATCCATTCCCCAGATCGAACATGGCCATGGAGCAGTCATACTATGCAATTCTATAGGAGAGGCACGTATAACATCACCATGCATTTGACACTTAACATACTTTCTAACAAAATCTATAGAGTCATGCTCCATGGTAAGCCAAAAATATCTTGTTCTCATGATCTTCTTAGCCAATAGATGTCCATTCATGTGTGACCCATAAACCCCACTATGCACTTCCTTCATTATATAATCGGTTTCCTCTTCATTGATGCATCTCAAAAGACCCAAATCAGATGTTTTCTTGTATAGCACTTCTCCATTCAAGAAGAATCTTGATGACATTCTGCGTAAGAAACTTTTTGCAACAGAATCAGTATCAGGAGAGTAAGATCCCGTTT encodes the following:
- the LOC113769179 gene encoding uncharacterized protein LOC113769179, with product MILFEFDIVFTTQKAIKGQAIADHLAENPRDDDYQPLHTYLPDEEILFVGAVEDMSEQYLGWTLFFDGASNSFGGKIGAVLVSPEGKHYPATGKLRFSCTNNMADLASKFRNLELRHIPRTRNAFADALATLFSMIQHPDELVIDPIQIQLQNRPANCLVTERVTDGCSWYDDIKEFMKTGSYSPDTDSVAKSFLRRMSSRFFLNGEVLYKKTSDLGLLRCINEEETDYIMKEVHSGVYGSHMNGHLLAKKIMRTRYFWLTMEHDSIDFVRKYVKCQMHGDVIRASPIELHSMTAPWPCSIWGMDVIGTIDPPASNGHRFILVEIEYFTKWVEAASYKHVTKKVVSDFLRNNIICRFGAPETLITNNTKNLNNDMVDGLCEQFKIRHRNSVVYKPQMNGAVEAANKNLKKIIRKMTEAHRDWHEKLPYALMAYRTTIKTSTGATLYSLMYGMEAVQPAEVEIPSLRILMEAQIEEAEWVRERQEQLSLIDEKRLNAVCHG